One window from the genome of Hyphomonas neptunium ATCC 15444 encodes:
- a CDS encoding GFA family protein, translating into MPKARSGGCQCGRIRFRAESLRDNSHVCHCRMCQKATGNFFAALVGVPYTDFQWTRGTPAEFNSSEKARRGFCRDCGTPLYYRHEDNQHISMSIGAFDDPASIPLNFQLGMEGRLPQMDQFEVLDDFGSTEDDMPEEAARIRASNNQHPDQDTEDWTPKA; encoded by the coding sequence ATGCCCAAAGCGCGATCAGGAGGCTGCCAGTGCGGGCGCATCCGGTTTCGCGCCGAAAGCCTGAGGGACAACTCGCATGTCTGTCATTGCCGGATGTGCCAGAAGGCAACGGGCAATTTCTTTGCCGCGCTCGTAGGCGTGCCGTACACTGATTTCCAGTGGACACGCGGGACACCGGCAGAATTTAATAGCTCCGAAAAGGCCCGGCGCGGCTTCTGCCGGGATTGCGGCACACCGCTTTACTACCGCCACGAAGACAACCAGCACATCTCGATGAGCATCGGCGCCTTCGACGATCCAGCCTCAATCCCGCTAAACTTTCAGCTCGGCATGGAAGGGCGCCTTCCTCAGATGGACCAGTTCGAAGTCCTCGACGATTTCGGCAGCACAGAAGACGACATGCCCGAGGAAGCCGCGCGCATCCGCGCCAGCAACAACCAGCATCCCGATCAGGACACGGAAGACTGGACGCCGAAAGCTTAG